AAGGCAGCTGGACGCCCGGACAGGTGGCGGAGCATGTCTATAAAGCGGCCGATTGCGGAATTGTATACGGCAACACCGCCCCTACTGACCGTCAGCCGGACGAACAGCTGCAGGCCATCCGTGACCTGTTCCTCAACTTCAACGCCAAATACCCCTCGCCGGAAATGATATTGCCCACACAGGAAAGCCATGATAAAGAAGCGCTGCTGCAAGGCCTGCGCCAGCGGTGGGACAGCCTCCTCCATGCTGCGCAAACCGTTACGCTGGAAGATACCTGCCTCGATTTTGTCGTGTACGGCTTCGACCCCTTCACGCGCTACGAATGGATACAGTTCATCAATACCCATACACAAAGGCATATCCATCAGCTGAAAAATATCAAGGCAAAATTATAATCACTTAAACGCCGCCAGCTCTTTATCCGACTCCGGGCTGTTTCGCAGATGTGTTTTCCGTATAGCCGCATCCGGTATCCAGCGGAACAGCCAGGAAAAGCCATACGGGCTATGATCGTACAGTGGCGTATTGTAGACATTGTCCTGCATCGCCTGCTGCAGGGACACACACCGATAGCCACGCTGCTGCAGCGCTTTCACCAACGCAGTGTAATGGTCGGCATTCAGCTGGTTCACATGACAGAGGTATACCTGTGGAATGTCACGACCAAATATCTCCCGCGCCAGTTTTTCGAAATAATCAAACGAAAATAACGTGTAACGGATATACGCTTCCCCTATGGCTTTCGCTTTGCGATTATCTTTTGCCCTTAACGCGTCCTGATAGTACCGTTCAAACAGGTAGTCATTGCTCTCTATCGTAAACGGGACAGCCGTATATCCTTTTTCTTTCAGATAGCCTGTTCTTTCGGCCTGTGCCATGCTGTCCTTCCCCATCGCGTTATAGGGGAAACGAAAGTATGGCACCGGTTTATCTTTCGCTACGGCCCTGATGATGTAATCATTTATCATCACTTCCATTTTAAAACTGTCGATGGACAAGTCAGCACAATTGGGATGATGCAGCGTATGGCTGCCCAACGTTATCAGCGGGTTGTCGACCCATTTCTTTAACAGCAGCTGATTATCGGGGGCGATGCAATTGTCGCCAACGATGAAGACGCTCACCGGCGTGCGTAATGCGTTGATTTGCTGAAGCAGTTTTTCGCTGACAGCTTTACGTTGTCCGGCGGTATAATATTCCGGTAAAGCCATGACGGGCGCGTCGTCCATGGTGATAGCCACCTGGCGTTGGGCCAGCCCGGCGAATGGCAGAAAGAGTATAACAAATAAGAGATATCTCATGAGAAGAATAAATTATCCCCAAAATAAAAATATTATCCCAATCGACACCTTCATTTACATTCTATTCACAAATCACTCAAAAGGATTCATTAATTTTCCAAAAGAAAAATCCACCACATGAACAAAGAAGCCTTAGTCAACCGACCAAAGGAAATTCAAATTTTAATTACATGCAGAAACTGTGGTATTCAGCGAGGAAACGGATTCTGTGAAATATGTAACAACAATCACTTTACAGATGATCAATAATTTACCTTACTACTCAGGAATGAAGTCAATTAAATCAAAAAACAACCCACCAATCAGCAGTACGCAAATACATTCAAAGAAACGCAATTCAAAGGCAGTCCTTTCCCTTCATATATGTCCTGTAGGTCGAAAAATTTCCGGCGCCGCTTAAAAAACCACCTGTTTCTTCCCGGCTGATAGGCCGCTGTACAGGTTATGACACTACTCCTCGTATTGTTTTTTCCGGCATAATCCAACAGGTATTAATTTATTTACATACTTTAGTACCGAGGTAGACGTTTATATACCAGACATAATTTATGAAGAAGTATTTTATTTACCTGATGCCTGTATGCATGACCATGGCCTGTGCTGACCGAAATGACCAACAAGGGAAAACCGACACCACCACAGCTACTGTCAACGCCGCGCCGCCTGCCGCTGTAACAGCGGAGGCAAAAACTGATGCCAACAATATTCCCGGCGCCACACCGGCCTGGGCTGACTCATTGATCATGGCTTACGCAAAGGAAACCAGCAATGAA
The Chitinophaga varians genome window above contains:
- a CDS encoding polysaccharide deacetylase family protein, which codes for MRYLLFVILFLPFAGLAQRQVAITMDDAPVMALPEYYTAGQRKAVSEKLLQQINALRTPVSVFIVGDNCIAPDNQLLLKKWVDNPLITLGSHTLHHPNCADLSIDSFKMEVMINDYIIRAVAKDKPVPYFRFPYNAMGKDSMAQAERTGYLKEKGYTAVPFTIESNDYLFERYYQDALRAKDNRKAKAIGEAYIRYTLFSFDYFEKLAREIFGRDIPQVYLCHVNQLNADHYTALVKALQQRGYRCVSLQQAMQDNVYNTPLYDHSPYGFSWLFRWIPDAAIRKTHLRNSPESDKELAAFK
- a CDS encoding DinB family protein, translated to MRQALINEVETTGNALLETVSSFSAAQINARPFEGSWTPGQVAEHVYKAADCGIVYGNTAPTDRQPDEQLQAIRDLFLNFNAKYPSPEMILPTQESHDKEALLQGLRQRWDSLLHAAQTVTLEDTCLDFVVYGFDPFTRYEWIQFINTHTQRHIHQLKNIKAKL